From the Tripterygium wilfordii isolate XIE 37 chromosome 6, ASM1340144v1, whole genome shotgun sequence genome, one window contains:
- the LOC119999439 gene encoding probable galacturonosyltransferase-like 7, with amino-acid sequence MLWIRRFSRYFTAAMVMILVSPSLQSFPPAEAIRSSQLDGFLRFPGQKSTADSMDRFSFRKASAFRNADECSSTKSGKTGVCDPSLVHVAITLDVEYLRGSIAAVHSILQHSLCPESIFFHFLVSETNLETIVRSTFPQLKFKVYYFDPMIVRDLISTSVRQALEQPLNYARNYLADLLEPCVRRVIYLDSDLVVVDDIAKLWSTSLGSSTIGAPEYCHANFTKYFTDNFWSNKRFSDTFNGREECYFNTGVMIIDLVKWRRAGYTKRIEKWMEIHKNERIYELGSLPPFLLVFAGHVEPIEHRWNQHGLGGDSVRGSCRNLHPGPVSLLHWSGSGKPWVRLDSKEPCPLDGLWARYDLYGHRH; translated from the coding sequence ATGTTGTGGATTAGGCGATTCTCGCGGTACTTCACTGCTGCGATGGTGATGATCCTTGTGTCACCTAGTCTGCAATCCTTTCCTCCCGCCGAGGCTATTAGATCGTCTCAGCTCGACGGATTTCTACGGTTTCCAGGTCAAAAATCCACCGCAGATTCGATGGACCGGTTTTCATTCAGAAAAGCCTCCGCGTTTCGCAATGCAGATGAATGTAGCTCCACTAAGTCTGGGAAAACGGGCGTATGCGATCCTTCTTTGGTTCATGTGGCGATTACTCTGGATGTGGAGTATCTCCGTGGTTCGATAGCCGCTGTGCATTCGATTTTGCAGCATTCGTTGTGTCCTGAgagcattttctttcattttctggtCTCAGAAACCAATTTGGAAACCATAGTAAGATCCACTTTCCCTCAATTGAAATTCAAGGTGTATTACTTCGATCCGATGATTGTACGGGACCTGATCTCCACTTCGGTTAGGCAAGCACTTGAACAGCCGCTAAATTATGCTAGGAATTACTTAGCGGATCTGCTGGAGCCGTGTGTGCGCAGAGTAATTTACTTGGACTCTGACCTAGTCGTGGTTGACGATATTGCGAAGCTCTGGAGTACGAGCCTGGGCTCTAGCACAATCGGAGCTCCGGAATATTGCCACGCTAACTTCACCAAGTATTTCACCGACAATTTCTGGTCGAACAAGAGGTTTTCCGATACGTTTAACGGCCGGGAAGAGTGCTACTTCAACACTGGAGTGATGATCATAGATCTGGTTAAGTGGAGGCGGGCCGGATACACGAAACGGATCGAGAAGTGGATGGAGATCCATAAGAACGAACGCATCTACGAGCTTGGATCATTGCCGCCGTTCCTCCTGGTTTTTGCTGGACACGTGGAGCCGATCGAGCACCGGTGGAATCAGCACGGGTTAGGTGGTGATAGTGTGAGGGGCAGCTGTCGTAATTTGCACCCTGGTCCAGTTAGCCTCCTACATTGGTCCGGTAGCGGCAAGCCTTGGGTCAGGCTAGACTCCAAAGAACCGTGCCCGCTCGACGGACTATGGGCACGATACGACTTGTACGGACACCGGCATTGA